The Calditerrivibrio nitroreducens DSM 19672 genome window below encodes:
- the dnaJ gene encoding molecular chaperone DnaJ → MSKSYYDILGVPKTATADEIKKAYRKLARKYHPDVNPNNKEAEAKFKEISEAYAVLSDPEKRKQYDTLGHEAFTSSGQGYNFHDMNFEDLRHFKTGSFSFEDIFEEFFGGGSTRRKSKTPSRGEDITYSITLPFEVAIKGGEYEITVSRQVTCPKCGGKGGEKSICPTCHGTGRINKQTGIFMTQSYCPNCRGEGEIYRSVCANCGGAGKIHTQERIKVKIPAGVDNGTKIRVPQKGHEGAQGSQPGDLYILTKISPHLIYERKGDDIYLNLDIDMFEAAMGAKITVPTPYGAVNITIPAGTETGNKFRLKGKGMPKIDGSGYGDFYVEIRVRIPKIEAESDRQILEGLKQKYRLNLRSGLLEQGKIL, encoded by the coding sequence ATGAGTAAAAGTTATTACGATATTCTGGGAGTGCCAAAAACTGCGACAGCCGATGAGATAAAAAAAGCTTACCGAAAGCTTGCCCGGAAGTACCACCCGGATGTCAACCCAAACAACAAAGAAGCAGAAGCAAAATTTAAAGAGATATCAGAAGCATACGCAGTACTATCAGATCCTGAAAAAAGAAAACAGTATGACACTCTGGGTCACGAAGCTTTCACATCTTCAGGTCAGGGATACAATTTCCATGACATGAATTTTGAAGACTTAAGACATTTCAAAACAGGTAGCTTCAGTTTCGAAGATATATTTGAAGAATTTTTCGGTGGGGGTTCGACAAGAAGAAAATCTAAAACACCTTCCAGAGGGGAAGATATAACATATTCAATCACTCTCCCCTTTGAGGTGGCAATAAAAGGTGGAGAATACGAAATCACCGTATCAAGGCAGGTAACCTGTCCAAAATGTGGTGGAAAAGGTGGTGAAAAATCTATATGTCCCACCTGTCATGGTACCGGTAGAATAAATAAACAGACAGGTATTTTCATGACACAATCCTATTGCCCAAATTGCAGAGGTGAAGGGGAGATATACAGATCCGTATGTGCAAACTGTGGCGGAGCAGGTAAGATTCACACTCAAGAAAGGATAAAGGTGAAGATACCCGCCGGCGTAGATAATGGTACTAAGATAAGAGTACCCCAAAAAGGTCACGAAGGGGCACAAGGATCACAGCCGGGTGATTTATACATTTTAACAAAAATTAGCCCACATTTAATATACGAAAGAAAAGGGGATGATATATATCTAAACCTTGACATAGATATGTTTGAAGCCGCAATGGGGGCAAAGATAACCGTTCCCACACCGTATGGAGCAGTGAATATTACGATACCAGCCGGAACCGAGACCGGCAATAAATTCCGTTTAAAAGGTAAAGGGATGCCCAAAATCGATGGATCAGGTTACGGAGATTTCTACGTTGAAATAAGGGTAAGGATACCTAAGATAGAAGCCGAAAGCGACAGACAGATTCTGGAAGGACTAAAACAAAAATACAGATTAAACTTACGCTCCGGTCTTTTAGAGCAGGGTAAGATACTATAA